One Obesumbacterium proteus DNA window includes the following coding sequences:
- a CDS encoding CoA-binding protein — protein sequence MTEQQIKSILQQVKHIALVGASDKPHRASYGVMAYLLEQGYQVTPVSPKLAGQDLLGQKVYATLAEIPHPIDMVDVFRNSEAAYGVAEEAIAVNAKVLWLQLGVINEQAEKLATEAGLQVVMDRCPKIDIPRFGLEKA from the coding sequence ATGACCGAACAACAGATTAAATCCATTCTGCAACAGGTAAAGCACATAGCGTTAGTCGGTGCGAGCGATAAGCCACATCGCGCAAGTTATGGGGTGATGGCCTATCTGCTTGAACAAGGCTATCAAGTCACGCCCGTCAGCCCTAAATTGGCAGGGCAAGACCTGCTAGGCCAAAAAGTGTATGCCACCTTGGCTGAAATTCCGCACCCAATTGATATGGTTGATGTATTTAGAAATTCAGAGGCGGCTTACGGCGTAGCGGAGGAGGCTATTGCGGTTAACGCGAAGGTGCTGTGGCTCCAGCTTGGCGTCATCAATGAACAGGCTGAAAAACTGGCAACAGAGGCCGGATTACAGGTTGTGATGGATCGCTGCCCTAAAATTGATATCCCGCGCTTTGGATTAGAAAAGGCGTAA
- the hspQ gene encoding heat shock protein HspQ encodes MITSKFGIGQQVRHKLLGSLGVVVDIDPEYSLEVAPDADELAANEHLRHMPWYHVVMENDDGEAVHTYLAEAQLDGENSDAHPEQPSMDDLAESIRHQLQAPRLRN; translated from the coding sequence ATGATTACCAGCAAATTTGGCATCGGACAGCAGGTACGCCACAAACTGTTAGGCTCATTGGGCGTGGTGGTAGATATTGACCCTGAATATTCACTCGAAGTCGCACCCGACGCCGACGAGCTAGCCGCAAATGAACATTTGCGTCATATGCCGTGGTATCACGTTGTGATGGAGAATGATGATGGTGAAGCGGTGCATACCTATTTGGCTGAAGCGCAGCTTGATGGTGAAAACAGCGATGCCCATCCTGAACAGCCTTCTATGGATGATTTGGCCGAATCAATCCGCCACCAGTTGCAGGCACCACGGCTGAGAAACTAA
- the rlmI gene encoding 23S rRNA (cytosine(1962)-C(5))-methyltransferase RlmI → MTARLFLAKGREKSLLRRHPWVFSGAVTRVEGNAASGETIDVCDFQGKWLARAAFSPQSQIRARVWTFDQQEAVDRDFFINRLQTAQQWRTWLAERDDLTGYRLIAGESDGMPGITIDRFQNFIVLQLLSAGAEYQRANLLAALQHCYPECSIYDRSDVAVRKKEGLPLAQGLVLGDEPPALLPIREHGMQILVDIKEGHKTGFYLDQRDSRLAARRFSANAKVLNCFSYTGAFAVSALMGGCEHVISVDTSQAALDVARQNVELNQLDLSMAEFVRDDVFQLLRKYRDEGRKFDLIIMDPPKFVENKSQLAGACRGYKDINMLAMNLLNSGGILLSFSCSGLMPIELFQKILADAAIDAGRDVQFIEQYRQAADHPVIASYPEGLYLKGFACRVVG, encoded by the coding sequence ATGACCGCACGTTTATTTCTTGCCAAAGGACGCGAAAAGTCCTTACTCCGCCGCCATCCATGGGTATTCTCCGGTGCAGTGACCCGCGTTGAGGGTAATGCTGCTTCAGGTGAAACCATCGACGTTTGCGATTTTCAGGGAAAATGGCTGGCCCGCGCCGCTTTTTCACCTCAGTCTCAAATCCGTGCGCGTGTTTGGACATTTGATCAGCAGGAAGCCGTGGATCGTGACTTTTTCATCAATCGCCTGCAAACCGCTCAGCAATGGCGCACATGGCTGGCCGAGCGCGATGATTTAACAGGTTATCGTCTGATCGCCGGTGAGTCTGATGGCATGCCGGGCATTACCATCGACCGATTCCAAAATTTCATCGTCCTGCAATTGCTTTCAGCAGGCGCAGAATACCAGCGTGCTAATCTGTTAGCCGCGCTGCAGCATTGCTATCCAGAGTGTTCTATCTACGATCGTTCAGACGTTGCGGTGCGTAAAAAAGAAGGTTTACCGCTGGCACAAGGTTTAGTGCTGGGCGATGAACCACCAGCCTTACTGCCTATCCGTGAACACGGCATGCAGATTTTGGTTGATATTAAAGAAGGCCATAAAACTGGCTTTTACCTCGATCAGCGCGATAGCCGACTCGCGGCGCGTCGTTTTTCAGCCAACGCCAAAGTGCTGAACTGTTTCTCTTACACCGGCGCATTCGCAGTATCTGCACTAATGGGCGGCTGTGAGCACGTGATCAGCGTAGATACTTCACAGGCGGCATTAGACGTGGCGCGCCAAAACGTCGAGCTCAACCAGCTAGATTTGAGTATGGCTGAGTTCGTCCGTGACGACGTTTTCCAACTGCTGCGCAAATACCGCGATGAAGGCCGTAAATTTGACCTTATCATCATGGACCCGCCGAAGTTTGTCGAAAACAAAAGTCAGCTGGCGGGCGCATGCCGTGGCTATAAAGATATCAATATGTTGGCGATGAACTTGCTGAACAGCGGCGGCATCTTGCTGAGCTTCTCTTGTTCAGGACTCATGCCAATAGAATTGTTCCAGAAAATTTTAGCCGATGCCGCCATAGATGCTGGACGTGATGTACAATTTATAGAGCAGTACCGTCAGGCAGCCGACCATCCGGTTATCGCGTCTTACCCTGAAGGTCTGTATCTGAAAGGCTTTGCTTGTCGTGTAGTCGGTTAA
- the yccX gene encoding acylphosphatase yields the protein MSKVSMAAYVAGSVQGVGFRYNTQRQARALNLTGYAYNMNDGRVEVVVEGEADAVEQLIEWIKQGGPRGARVDQVLTEPRPLQNFSQFKIKY from the coding sequence ATGTCAAAAGTCAGTATGGCGGCGTATGTCGCAGGCAGCGTGCAGGGCGTGGGCTTTCGCTATAACACGCAGCGTCAGGCACGGGCGCTCAATCTCACTGGTTACGCCTACAACATGAATGATGGACGAGTGGAAGTGGTGGTAGAAGGTGAGGCTGACGCGGTAGAGCAGCTGATTGAGTGGATAAAGCAGGGCGGTCCACGCGGTGCCCGAGTCGATCAGGTACTCACAGAACCGCGTCCGCTACAGAATTTCAGCCAGTTTAAAATCAAATACTGA
- the tusE gene encoding sulfurtransferase TusE has protein sequence MLEFAGRQIETDAQGYLLNSSDWSEELVPLLAMEEGIELSEAHWEVVRFVREFYMEFNTSPAIRMLVKAMTQKYGEEKGNSRYLYRLFPKGPAKQATKLAGLPKPVKCI, from the coding sequence ATGTTAGAATTTGCTGGCCGCCAGATTGAGACGGATGCGCAGGGTTACTTACTGAACAGTAGCGATTGGAGCGAAGAGCTGGTGCCTTTGCTGGCGATGGAAGAAGGTATTGAGCTGAGCGAAGCCCACTGGGAAGTGGTGCGTTTTGTACGTGAGTTCTATATGGAGTTCAATACGTCACCGGCCATTCGCATGCTGGTAAAAGCCATGACTCAAAAGTATGGCGAAGAGAAAGGAAATAGCCGCTATTTATATCGCCTATTTCCTAAGGGCCCAGCAAAACAAGCCACCAAGCTTGCGGGTTTGCCGAAACCGGTGAAATGCATTTAA
- the yccA gene encoding FtsH protease modulator YccA, with protein MDRIVVSSSSSRDSLLSTHKVLRNTYFLLALTLAFSALTATASTVLMLPAPGLLLMLVGFYGLMFLTYRLADRPAGILAVFALTGFMGYTLGPILSSFIASGAGDLIMLALGGTAAVFFCCSAYVLTTRKDMSFLSGMMMAGFVILLVAVIANLFLQIPALSLAISALFILFSTGAILWETSNIIHGGETNYIRATVGLYVSLYNLFISLLSILGFARSN; from the coding sequence ATGGACCGTATTGTTGTTTCCAGCTCATCTTCGCGCGACTCTCTGCTGAGCACGCATAAAGTGTTGCGCAATACTTATTTTCTGCTGGCACTGACGCTGGCGTTCTCCGCATTAACCGCCACGGCTAGCACGGTGCTGATGTTGCCTGCTCCGGGTCTGCTGTTGATGCTGGTTGGTTTCTATGGCCTGATGTTCTTAACCTATCGTTTAGCCGATCGCCCTGCCGGTATTTTGGCGGTGTTCGCGCTGACTGGGTTCATGGGGTATACCCTTGGCCCGATTTTAAGTTCCTTTATCGCAAGCGGTGCAGGCGATCTGATTATGCTGGCGCTGGGTGGTACGGCGGCGGTGTTCTTCTGCTGCTCGGCCTACGTGCTGACTACGCGCAAAGATATGTCATTCCTGTCCGGAATGATGATGGCAGGTTTTGTTATTTTACTGGTTGCCGTGATTGCTAATCTGTTCTTACAGATCCCTGCGCTGTCGCTGGCAATCAGTGCGCTGTTTATCCTGTTCTCTACGGGTGCCATCCTGTGGGAAACCAGCAACATTATTCATGGCGGCGAAACCAACTACATCCGCGCCACCGTTGGCCTGTATGTGTCCCTGTATAACCTGTTCATCAGCCTGTTGAGCATTTTGGGTTTCGCACGCAGTAACTAA
- the glsA gene encoding glutaminase A, which translates to MKTLIKTTVLVNTKFVAALFVAACLMGNSYAKTAPSPESSTTDYSAIVQNAYTQFKNDKRGDVADYIPALAKYSPDNYAIVIATVDGKIFSAGNKDALFPLESLTKVFTLALVMEQQGQKQTLNKLGANATGLPFNSGLAVELRPERPQNPLVNAGAISSVSLLNAKTPDAKWQQIIGNLNAFADNQLHVNQEVYQSESETNQHNQALALLMQSYGRLYSNPREAVDLYTRQCSVDASTLDLAKMGATIANHGQSPYSGKRLIAEENVPKILAEMAIAGLYDGSGQWLYNVGIPAKSGVGGGIFAVVPGKYAVAVYSPPLDKEGNSVRAQEAIEYIAHATQANVFR; encoded by the coding sequence ATGAAGACGCTTATAAAAACGACCGTTCTGGTCAATACCAAGTTTGTCGCGGCCCTGTTTGTTGCCGCGTGTTTGATGGGAAATAGCTACGCCAAAACGGCACCGAGTCCTGAATCGTCAACCACTGACTATTCAGCCATCGTGCAAAATGCCTACACGCAATTTAAGAATGATAAACGCGGAGATGTGGCGGATTACATTCCCGCCTTGGCGAAGTATAGCCCTGATAATTACGCTATCGTCATCGCCACCGTTGATGGGAAAATATTTTCCGCTGGCAATAAAGATGCTCTTTTCCCCCTCGAATCGCTCACCAAGGTCTTTACTCTGGCGCTGGTGATGGAGCAACAAGGGCAAAAACAGACGCTGAATAAGCTGGGTGCGAATGCCACTGGACTTCCCTTTAATTCAGGCTTAGCCGTTGAGCTGCGCCCAGAGCGTCCGCAGAATCCGCTGGTGAATGCGGGTGCCATTAGCTCGGTGAGTTTGCTTAACGCCAAGACCCCTGACGCAAAATGGCAACAGATTATCGGTAATCTGAATGCCTTTGCCGACAACCAACTGCACGTTAACCAAGAAGTTTATCAGTCTGAATCAGAAACCAATCAGCATAATCAGGCTCTCGCCTTGCTGATGCAGTCATACGGTCGGCTGTATAGCAATCCGCGTGAAGCCGTGGATCTTTATACCCGCCAATGTTCCGTAGATGCCTCCACCCTCGACTTAGCGAAAATGGGCGCGACGATTGCTAATCATGGCCAATCACCTTATAGCGGTAAACGTCTGATCGCTGAAGAGAACGTGCCAAAGATTCTGGCTGAAATGGCGATTGCGGGACTATACGACGGTTCAGGCCAATGGCTGTATAACGTGGGGATCCCAGCTAAAAGTGGCGTTGGCGGTGGAATTTTTGCCGTTGTGCCGGGGAAATATGCGGTTGCGGTCTATTCACCGCCGCTGGATAAAGAAGGAAACAGCGTGCGTGCTCAGGAAGCCATTGAGTACATCGCCCATGCCACACAGGCGAATGTATTTCGCTAA